A stretch of Streptomyces vietnamensis DNA encodes these proteins:
- a CDS encoding MFS transporter: MAAETVTSTDRLRRARFAVAAVFCVHGSVTGSFATRIPWIQEHAGVSAGQLGLALAFPALGASLAMPLAGAVSHRFGARTALRGLLALWTLSLTLPSLAPNVWGLCGALLVYGATAGMSDVAMNALGVETENRLGRSIMSSLHGMWSAGALLGSAAGTVAAHLGGDARLHHLIAALVLTALGLVFCQGVLDVRSTPEEEAPPRFSLPPRSALIIGAIGFCGVFAEGASLDWSAVYLRDELGSSAGLAAASTTAFALTMAVARLVGDRVVDRFGAVRTVRVGGAVATLGGVLVVLAPHAAVAMAGFGLIGLGIAVVAPLAFAAAGRSGPNPSQAIAGVATITYTSGLIAPSAIGGIADATSLVFSFGLVTLLVLGLVLGAGVLRTGGRETASSTPVPAKSTGPVGQDAGPVG; this comes from the coding sequence ATGGCGGCGGAGACCGTCACAAGCACCGATCGCCTCCGGCGGGCGCGCTTCGCCGTCGCCGCCGTCTTCTGCGTGCACGGCTCGGTCACCGGGAGCTTCGCGACCCGGATCCCCTGGATCCAGGAGCACGCGGGCGTCAGCGCCGGACAGCTCGGGCTCGCACTCGCCTTCCCCGCGCTCGGCGCCTCCCTCGCGATGCCGCTCGCCGGGGCCGTCTCGCACCGCTTCGGCGCCCGCACGGCGCTGCGCGGCCTGCTCGCCCTGTGGACCCTGTCGCTCACCCTGCCCTCGCTCGCCCCGAACGTCTGGGGGCTGTGCGGAGCGCTCCTCGTGTACGGGGCGACCGCGGGCATGTCCGACGTGGCGATGAACGCGCTGGGCGTCGAGACCGAGAACCGGCTCGGCCGGTCCATCATGTCGAGCCTGCACGGCATGTGGAGCGCGGGCGCCCTGCTCGGCTCCGCCGCCGGCACGGTCGCCGCCCACCTCGGCGGCGACGCCCGGCTGCACCACCTGATCGCCGCCCTCGTGCTCACCGCGCTCGGCCTGGTCTTCTGCCAGGGCGTGCTCGACGTCCGCAGCACCCCGGAGGAGGAGGCGCCGCCGCGCTTCTCGCTGCCGCCGAGGTCCGCGCTGATCATCGGCGCCATCGGCTTCTGCGGGGTGTTCGCCGAGGGCGCCAGCCTCGACTGGTCGGCCGTCTACCTCCGCGACGAGCTGGGCAGCTCGGCGGGGCTCGCGGCCGCCTCCACGACCGCCTTCGCGCTGACGATGGCGGTGGCGCGGCTGGTCGGCGACCGGGTGGTGGACCGCTTCGGGGCGGTCCGTACGGTACGGGTCGGGGGCGCCGTCGCCACCCTCGGCGGGGTCCTGGTCGTCCTCGCCCCGCACGCCGCCGTCGCGATGGCCGGATTCGGTCTGATCGGACTCGGGATCGCGGTCGTCGCCCCGCTGGCCTTCGCCGCGGCCGGGCGCAGCGGTCCGAACCCGAGCCAGGCCATCGCGGGCGTCGCCACCATCACGTACACCTCGGGTCTGATCGCCCCCTCGGCGATCGGCGGCATCGCCGACGCGACCTCCCTGGTCTTCTCCTTCGGCCTGGTCACCCTGCTCGTCCTGGGTCTGGTGCTCGGCGCGGGAGTGCTCAGGACCGGCGGCCGGGAGACGGCGTCGTCGACACCGGTGCCGGCGAAGAGCACGGGGCCGGTGGGCCAGGACGCCGGACCGGTGGGCTAG
- a CDS encoding uracil-xanthine permease family protein — protein MNLGVRWTLHGDGRTPAPGAVVRPDERLSWPRTVGLGAQHVVAMFGASFVAPVLMGLDPNLAIMMSGVATAIFLLATRGTVPSYLGCSLSFVGVAAAIRASGGTSATVTGAVFVVGGVLFLAGLAVRKFGARIIHAAMPPIVTGAVVMLIGFNLAPVTASTYWPQDQWTALLVMLFTGLAVVCLRGFWSRIAIFLGLVFGYGISWVFDLVFGKIHSMSPGGQVTDHWRLDLSGVAKADWVGLPSLHGPSFEWSAILVALPVVIALVAENAGHVKAVGEMTGKTLDDQLGTAIAADGVASMLSTGVGGPPNTTYSENIGVMAATRVYSTAAYWAAAGFALLFGLCPKFGAVVAAIPGGVLGGITVILYGMIGLLGAQIWVNAKVDLRNPLNLVPAAAGIIIGVGGVKLTFTDTFELGGIALGTIVVITGYHVLRAFAPAHLKTQEPLLDAGTSSYETNAEDMSKN, from the coding sequence ATGAACCTCGGCGTGCGCTGGACCCTGCACGGCGACGGGAGAACACCCGCTCCGGGAGCCGTCGTCCGCCCGGACGAACGGCTCTCCTGGCCCCGTACGGTCGGCCTCGGCGCCCAGCACGTCGTCGCGATGTTCGGGGCGTCGTTCGTGGCCCCGGTCCTCATGGGTCTGGACCCGAACCTCGCGATCATGATGTCCGGTGTCGCCACCGCGATCTTCCTGCTGGCGACCCGCGGCACCGTCCCGTCCTACCTGGGCTGCTCGCTCTCCTTCGTCGGCGTCGCCGCCGCCATCCGGGCCTCCGGCGGCACCAGCGCCACCGTCACCGGTGCGGTGTTCGTCGTGGGCGGGGTGCTCTTCCTGGCCGGTCTCGCGGTCCGGAAGTTCGGCGCGCGGATCATCCACGCGGCGATGCCGCCGATCGTGACCGGCGCGGTCGTCATGCTGATCGGCTTCAACCTGGCGCCGGTCACCGCGTCGACGTACTGGCCGCAGGACCAGTGGACGGCCCTGCTCGTGATGCTGTTCACCGGTCTGGCCGTGGTCTGTCTGCGCGGCTTCTGGTCCCGGATCGCGATCTTCCTCGGCCTGGTCTTCGGCTACGGCATCTCCTGGGTCTTCGACCTCGTCTTCGGCAAGATCCACTCGATGTCCCCGGGCGGCCAGGTCACCGACCACTGGCGGCTCGACCTCTCCGGCGTCGCCAAGGCCGACTGGGTCGGCCTGCCGTCGCTCCACGGCCCGAGCTTCGAGTGGTCCGCGATCCTGGTCGCGCTGCCCGTGGTCATCGCCCTGGTCGCGGAGAACGCCGGACACGTCAAGGCCGTCGGCGAGATGACCGGCAAGACGCTCGACGACCAGCTCGGCACCGCGATCGCCGCCGACGGCGTCGCGTCGATGCTCTCCACCGGTGTGGGCGGCCCGCCGAACACCACGTACTCCGAGAACATCGGCGTCATGGCCGCCACCCGGGTCTACTCGACCGCCGCCTACTGGGCCGCCGCCGGCTTCGCGCTGCTCTTCGGCCTCTGCCCCAAGTTCGGCGCGGTCGTCGCCGCGATCCCCGGCGGCGTCCTCGGGGGCATCACCGTGATCCTGTACGGCATGATCGGCCTGCTCGGCGCCCAGATCTGGGTCAACGCCAAGGTCGACCTGCGCAACCCGCTCAACCTGGTCCCGGCCGCCGCCGGCATCATCATCGGCGTCGGCGGCGTGAAGCTGACCTTCACCGACACCTTCGAGCTGGGCGGCATCGCGCTCGGCACGATCGTCGTCATCACCGGCTACCACGTGCTGCGGGCCTTCGCCCCGGCCCACCTCAAGACGCAGGAACCGCTCCTGGACGCCGGTACCAGCTCGTACGAGACGAACGCGGAAGACATGTCGAAGAACTGA
- a CDS encoding DUF5995 family protein, whose translation MAQTQGTEERIGQFVAVDPVVDRMRALRAAWHPADGVAVFNRVYLTVTEEIGHAIEAGTFADRRAAATLDVRFAERYLAAVDAAATGRPAPACWRPLFHYRRHPGVRPLQFALAGINAHIGHDLALAVVDACQILECAPADLEDEFDRVGDILVLLEERIREELMPGPDLLEVADPLTHLLGCWSLDRARDGAWLAARSLWQLRRLPDLAEEFTERLDRSVGLVGRMLLTPLARP comes from the coding sequence ATGGCGCAGACCCAGGGGACCGAAGAACGGATCGGCCAGTTCGTCGCGGTCGACCCCGTGGTGGACCGGATGCGGGCGCTCCGCGCGGCCTGGCATCCGGCCGACGGGGTCGCCGTGTTCAACCGGGTCTATCTGACGGTCACCGAGGAGATCGGCCACGCCATCGAGGCGGGCACCTTCGCCGACCGGCGGGCCGCCGCCACCCTCGACGTACGGTTCGCCGAGCGCTATCTCGCGGCGGTCGACGCCGCCGCCACCGGCCGTCCCGCCCCCGCCTGCTGGCGGCCCCTCTTCCACTACCGCCGCCATCCCGGCGTACGGCCGCTGCAGTTCGCGCTGGCCGGGATCAACGCCCACATCGGCCACGACCTGGCGCTCGCGGTGGTCGACGCCTGCCAGATCCTGGAGTGCGCGCCGGCCGACCTGGAGGACGAGTTCGACCGGGTCGGCGACATCCTCGTCCTCCTGGAGGAGCGCATCAGGGAGGAACTGATGCCGGGCCCGGACCTCCTGGAGGTCGCGGACCCGCTGACGCATCTGCTCGGCTGCTGGAGCCTGGACCGGGCCCGCGACGGGGCCTGGCTCGCCGCCCGCTCGCTGTGGCAGCTGCGGCGGCTGCCCGACCTGGCCGAGGAGTTCACCGAACGCCTCGACCGGTCGGTGGGCCTGGTGGGGCGGATGCTGCTCACCCCACTGGCACGCCCTTAG
- a CDS encoding flavin monoamine oxidase family protein gives MTSTVPTTAVPHSDGQPPITMFGPDFPYAYDDFLAHPAGLGQIPATEHGTEVAVIGGGLSGIIAAYELMKMGLKPVVYEADQIGGRLRTVGFEGTGTEGLTAEMGAMRFPPSSTALQHYIDLVGLETKPFPNPLAESTPSTVVDLKGESHYATTVDDLPQVYRDVMNAWNACLDEGADFSDMNQAMRERDVPRIREIWSKLVEKLDNQTFYGFLCESEAFKSFRHREIFGQVGFGTGGWDTDFPNSILEILRVVYTEADDHHRGIVGGSQQLPLRLWEREPEKIVHWAQGTSLSSLHEGAPKPAVTRLNRTAGNRITVTDASGDIRTYRAAIFTAQSWMLLSKIACDDSLFPIDHWTAIERTHYMESSKLFVPVDRPFWLDKDEETGRDVMSMTLTDRMTRGTYLLDEGPDKPATICLSYTWCDDSLKWLPLSANERMEVMLKSLGEIYPKVDIRKHIIGNPVTVSWENEPYFMGAFKANLPGHYRYQRRLFTHFMQDRLPEDKRGIFLAGDDISWTAGWAEGAVQTALNAVWGVMHHFGGATDGTNPGPGDVYDEIAPVELPED, from the coding sequence ATGACGTCCACGGTGCCCACGACCGCCGTCCCCCACAGCGACGGCCAGCCGCCGATCACCATGTTCGGTCCGGACTTCCCGTACGCCTACGACGACTTCCTGGCCCACCCGGCCGGGCTCGGCCAGATACCGGCCACCGAGCACGGCACCGAGGTCGCCGTCATCGGCGGCGGGCTCTCCGGCATCATCGCCGCGTACGAGCTCATGAAGATGGGCCTCAAGCCCGTCGTCTACGAGGCCGACCAGATCGGCGGCCGACTGCGCACCGTCGGCTTCGAGGGCACCGGCACCGAGGGCCTCACCGCCGAGATGGGCGCCATGCGCTTCCCGCCCTCCTCGACCGCGCTCCAGCACTACATCGACCTCGTCGGCCTGGAGACCAAGCCCTTCCCGAACCCGCTGGCCGAGTCGACCCCGTCGACCGTCGTCGACCTCAAGGGCGAGTCGCACTACGCCACCACCGTCGACGACCTCCCGCAGGTCTACCGCGACGTGATGAACGCGTGGAACGCCTGTCTCGACGAGGGCGCCGACTTCTCCGACATGAACCAGGCCATGCGCGAGCGCGACGTCCCGCGCATCCGGGAGATCTGGTCGAAGCTCGTCGAGAAGCTCGACAACCAGACCTTCTACGGCTTCCTCTGCGAGTCCGAGGCCTTCAAGTCCTTCCGGCACCGCGAGATCTTCGGCCAGGTCGGCTTCGGCACCGGCGGCTGGGACACCGACTTCCCCAACTCCATCCTGGAGATCCTCCGCGTCGTCTACACCGAGGCCGACGACCACCACCGCGGCATCGTCGGCGGCTCGCAGCAGCTGCCGCTGCGCCTGTGGGAGCGCGAGCCGGAGAAGATCGTCCACTGGGCGCAGGGCACCTCGCTCAGCTCCCTGCACGAGGGCGCCCCGAAGCCGGCCGTGACCCGGCTGAACCGGACCGCCGGCAACCGGATCACGGTCACCGACGCCTCCGGCGACATCCGTACGTACCGGGCGGCGATCTTCACCGCCCAGTCCTGGATGCTGCTGTCCAAGATCGCCTGCGACGACTCGCTCTTCCCGATCGACCACTGGACCGCGATCGAGCGCACCCACTACATGGAGTCCTCGAAGCTGTTCGTCCCCGTCGACCGGCCGTTCTGGCTGGACAAGGACGAGGAGACCGGCCGGGACGTCATGTCGATGACGCTGACCGACCGGATGACCCGCGGCACCTACCTCCTGGACGAGGGCCCGGACAAGCCGGCCACGATCTGCCTCTCGTACACCTGGTGCGACGACAGCCTGAAGTGGCTGCCGCTCTCGGCGAACGAGCGGATGGAGGTCATGCTGAAGTCGCTCGGCGAGATCTACCCGAAGGTCGACATCCGGAAGCACATCATCGGCAACCCGGTGACGGTCTCCTGGGAGAACGAGCCCTACTTCATGGGCGCCTTCAAGGCCAACCTGCCGGGCCACTACCGCTACCAGCGCCGCCTGTTCACGCACTTCATGCAGGACCGGCTGCCCGAGGACAAGCGGGGCATCTTCCTCGCCGGCGACGACATCTCCTGGACGGCCGGCTGGGCCGAGGGCGCGGTGCAGACGGCGCTCAACGCGGTCTGGGGCGTCATGCACCACTTCGGCGGCGCGACCGACGGCACCAACCCGGGTCCGGGCGACGTGTACGACGAGATCGCCCCGGTCGAGCTGCCGGAGGACTGA
- a CDS encoding carbon-nitrogen hydrolase family protein: MPALRTALLQSSGELGDVAANLKILDEAAARAAAAGASVLLAPELFLTGYAIGADIARLAEPADGPSSRAVAAIAVRHGLAVGYGYPERDTERHGVLYNSAQLIGADGAPLAQYRKTHLFGDFELKWFTPGDRAVVQTELEGLTVGMMICYDVEFPENVRAHALAGTDLLLVPTALMHPAEVVPLSVVPVRAFENQLYIAYANRTGPEGAFEFVGLSTLAGPDGTARARAGRGEELVLGDVDPAFLAASRQENPYLRDRRPDLYGPLV, translated from the coding sequence ATGCCCGCGCTGCGCACCGCCCTGCTCCAGAGCTCCGGTGAGCTCGGTGACGTGGCCGCCAACCTCAAGATCCTCGACGAGGCCGCCGCCCGCGCCGCGGCCGCCGGCGCGAGCGTGCTGCTCGCCCCCGAGCTCTTCCTCACCGGCTACGCCATCGGCGCCGACATCGCGCGCCTCGCCGAGCCGGCCGACGGCCCCTCCTCGCGCGCCGTCGCGGCGATCGCCGTGCGCCACGGCCTGGCCGTCGGCTACGGCTACCCGGAGCGCGACACCGAGCGACACGGCGTCCTGTACAACTCCGCGCAGCTCATCGGCGCCGACGGCGCCCCGCTCGCGCAGTACCGCAAGACCCACCTCTTCGGCGACTTCGAGCTGAAGTGGTTCACCCCCGGCGACCGCGCCGTCGTCCAGACGGAGCTCGAAGGCCTCACCGTCGGCATGATGATCTGCTACGACGTCGAGTTCCCCGAGAACGTCCGGGCGCACGCCCTGGCCGGCACGGACCTCCTCCTCGTACCGACCGCGCTCATGCACCCCGCCGAGGTCGTGCCCCTGTCCGTGGTCCCGGTCCGCGCCTTCGAGAACCAGCTCTACATCGCGTACGCCAACCGGACCGGCCCCGAGGGCGCCTTCGAGTTCGTCGGCCTCTCCACCCTGGCCGGCCCCGACGGCACCGCCCGGGCCCGCGCCGGACGCGGCGAGGAGCTCGTCCTCGGCGACGTCGACCCGGCCTTCCTCGCGGCCTCCCGCCAGGAGAACCCCTACCTCCGCGACCGGCGCCCGGACCTCTACGGCCCCCTCGTCTGA
- a CDS encoding Lrp/AsnC family transcriptional regulator, translating into MRLNDLDERIVHALAEDARRSYADIGSLVGLSAPAVKRRVDRLRAEGAITGFTVRVDPAALGWETEGFVEIYCRHNTSPDDIRRGLERYPEVVSASTVTGDADAVVQVFASDMRHFERVLERIAGEPFVERTKSVLVLSPLLRRFSSGSPA; encoded by the coding sequence GTGCGACTCAACGACCTCGACGAACGCATCGTCCACGCCCTCGCGGAAGACGCCCGCCGCAGCTACGCCGACATCGGCTCGCTCGTCGGACTCTCCGCCCCCGCCGTGAAGCGGCGCGTGGACCGGCTCCGGGCCGAGGGCGCCATCACCGGCTTCACCGTACGGGTGGACCCGGCGGCGCTCGGCTGGGAGACCGAGGGCTTCGTCGAGATCTACTGCCGCCACAACACCTCGCCGGACGACATCCGGCGAGGTCTGGAGCGGTATCCCGAGGTGGTGTCCGCGTCGACCGTCACCGGTGACGCGGACGCCGTCGTCCAGGTCTTCGCCTCGGACATGCGCCACTTCGAGCGCGTCCTGGAACGCATCGCGGGCGAGCCCTTCGTGGAGCGGACCAAGTCCGTCCTCGTCCTCTCGCCGCTGCTGCGGCGCTTCTCCTCGGGCTCACCGGCGTAG